The window TGTCCTCGTCGAGCACAGGCCCGCAGACGAGGTTGTACGTCGCGAAGTAGCGGGCGGCGGTCTCCTGGTCGTCGTCCGCGTAGAGCGGCGGCAGGTCTGGGTCGAGGATGCCCGACACCAGGGTCGAGGGCGGCTCGCGCAGCAGCTTCTGCAGGTGCACGCACCCCAGGTAGTGGCCCGTCGGGGTGGCCGTCGGGGGACGCACCACGAAGACCATCGACGCCAGCGAGGTCGGCAGATCGGGGTTGCGGGCCAGGGCCAGCGCCTCCGCGACGGTGGTCTGCGGGGTGAGGATGAGCGGCTCCGGGGTCATGAGCGCGCCGACCGTGTCGGGGGAGAAGCTCATGAGACGACGGACCGGGGCGGACTCCTCCGGGTCCATCAGCTCGAGGAGCACCTCGGCCTTGTCGCCCGGCAGCTCCTGGAGGATGTCGGCGGCGTCGTCCGGGTCCATCTCCTCGAGGACGTCCGCGGCACGCTCGATGTCGAGGGTCTCCAGCAGCTCCGCCTGATGATCCTCCGGCATCTCCTGGAGGATGTCGGCCAGACGCTCGTCGTTGAGCTCGTTGGCCAGCTGGTGCCGCTCGTCGCTGGACAGTTCGTGGAGGATGTTCGCGACGTCCGCGGGACGCATCCGGTCGAAACCCGCCAGCCGCTCCGCCAGCTCGTCCGACTGCCCGGCACCACCCGAGGACAGTCCGTGGACGTGATTCCACGGGGCGGTGAACAGGCTGGGGGCGCGGCCGAACTTGGGGCGCGCACCGAACATCGCCACCTTGGTGATCACCCAGTCGCGTGTGCGCACCCGCTCCAGCTCGATGTCGGCGATCTCCACTGCCCGACCCTGCAGGTGGGGCAGCTCCGGGTCGTCCGTGTGCACCTTCGCACCCACCAGATCACCCATGAGGGTCAGCTCACCCGCACGGACCTGGAAGGCCCGCATGGACACCGAACCCGACGCCAGGGTGATGTCACCCGGCTCGATCGCCGCGATGCGTCCCATCGGCACGAAGATGCGCCGTCGGCTCACCAGCTCCACCACCACACCCAGCGCGCGGGACTGCTGCCCCTGCGGACGGATGGTGACCACGACGTCGCGGACACGGCCGATGGGGTCCAGATCCGGGCCTCTGACCTGCAGTCCGATCAGACGACCCGCGTACACGCGGGTGACAGCACTCATGACACCCAATTCTAGACCGGAACCAAACGGACTCCTGATTCGTTGAACAGGTATGAGCTCCCCCGAGAAACGTCCACCCCTGCGCGCCCGACCCACCGGCTGGCCGGTGGGCAGTTTCGACTCCTACGAGGATGCGCAGGCGGCCGTCGACAAGCTCTCTGACCTGGATTTCCCCGTCGCCGACCTCACCATCGTCGGTGTGGACCTCATGGAGGTCGAGCGGGTCAGCGGACGCCTCACCTGGCCGCGCGTCATCGGCGGGGGTGCCGCGTCCGGTGCCTGGATCGGTCTGTTCTTCGGACTGCTGTTCAGCTTCCTCGGCGGCGACATGACCTCCGCCCTGCTGCTCGGCCTGCTCCTGGGCGTGGTCTTCGGCATGGTGTCCGCCGCCGTGCCCTACGCCCTGTCCGCCGGCAAACGGGACTTCACCTCCCGCACGGAGATCGTCGCCGGCCGCTACGACCTGCTGTGCGACCCCGCCCGCGCCCCCGAGGCCCGCGACATCATCGCCCGCTCGGGTCTGGCCCGGATTCAGCCTCCGACCGGGTAGATTCATCGGCATGAATGCCGCCCCGTCCGCCGCCCGCACCCCGAGGAGGCTGGTGTGGTCGGCCACACTGGCCGCCGTGACCCTGCTCGCGGGGCTCGCGGGCTGCTCCACCGCGGAACCCGGCCGCTCACCGGACCCCGACCACGAACGTCCCGTCCGGATCCTCGTCTCCGGGCACTCCCCGGAACAGCTGATCCTCGGGCAGATCTACCTCCAGGTCCTCAACGAGGAGGGCCGCGAGGCCGACCTCATCAGCGAGTCCACCCCCCAGCCCCTCAACCGGCTGGCACGCCTCCGGGAGAAGGAGGTGGACCTCGTCATCGGCTGCACCGGCAACCTCCTCCACCGCCTCGACCCGGTGCGCGCCCACGAACTGTCCGCCGAGATCGCGGCCGGAAAGGTCGAGGACCCCGCCGACCAGACCCACCGCGAGTTCGTCGGGGCGCTGCCCGGTTCACTCACCACCACCGACCCGTCCTCCGCGCAGGGCTGCGCCGAGGACGTGCACCTCCGGCAGGTCCCCGACCTTCCCGAGAGCATCGTCCCCGTCTTCTCCCGGGACCTCTTCGACCGGGAGGAGACCGCCGCCCTCGCCGCCGTCACCCGCGTGCTGACCACCGAGGAGATCGCCTCCCTCATCGAGGAGCTGGAGAAGGAGTCTTCGGTCTCGACCGTCGTCGCAGAGTGGCTGGGTTACTAGGACCTGCCTGAAAACAGGTGAAACGTCAATCCACCGACATCCCTGACACCACAAACGGGCTCACCTGTTCTCTTTTCATCCCGACTGGCGATCGTCCCTGGACGTCGATCAGCCACCCGTGTCGAGTTTCGGTGAGGAGGTTCAGGCAGCCTCCTCGTCACCCGGCTCGGGTGGCGGCTTGCGCATCCCGCGCCATACGGCGAGCCAGCTCTCCACGGTCTCGGACGGCCGTAAGGCGAATCCTACTGTGACCGCAATGATCACTCCCACTGGCACTTCGTTTA of the Corynebacterium humireducens NBRC 106098 = DSM 45392 genome contains:
- a CDS encoding magnesium transporter MgtE N-terminal domain-containing protein — its product is MSAVTRVYAGRLIGLQVRGPDLDPIGRVRDVVVTIRPQGQQSRALGVVVELVSRRRIFVPMGRIAAIEPGDITLASGSVSMRAFQVRAGELTLMGDLVGAKVHTDDPELPHLQGRAVEIADIELERVRTRDWVITKVAMFGARPKFGRAPSLFTAPWNHVHGLSSGGAGQSDELAERLAGFDRMRPADVANILHELSSDERHQLANELNDERLADILQEMPEDHQAELLETLDIERAADVLEEMDPDDAADILQELPGDKAEVLLELMDPEESAPVRRLMSFSPDTVGALMTPEPLILTPQTTVAEALALARNPDLPTSLASMVFVVRPPTATPTGHYLGCVHLQKLLREPPSTLVSGILDPDLPPLYADDDQETAARYFATYNLVCGPVLDEDNHLLGAVAVDDLLDHLLPEDWRSEGLRPRKETHRG
- a CDS encoding general stress protein, whose translation is MSSPEKRPPLRARPTGWPVGSFDSYEDAQAAVDKLSDLDFPVADLTIVGVDLMEVERVSGRLTWPRVIGGGAASGAWIGLFFGLLFSFLGGDMTSALLLGLLLGVVFGMVSAAVPYALSAGKRDFTSRTEIVAGRYDLLCDPARAPEARDIIARSGLARIQPPTG